Proteins encoded together in one Thalassotalea crassostreae window:
- a CDS encoding NADH:flavin oxidoreductase/NADH oxidase family protein has translation MTDTAEKASVTKSSVIKLNDNFVLTNGQTIKNRLFKSAMSEQLGTKNHEPQPGIATLYGRWAKGGIGLAMTGNVMIDRTALGEPKNIVLDDQSDLQKFKQWAEAGKQNNAHIWVQLNHPGKQIPSFLCDQPVAPSAISLGRGLDKGFNTPRELTESEILSIINKFAISAKLSQQAGFSGVQIHGAHGYLISQFLSSRHNQRTDKWGGSLENRMRFVLSVYQAIRLQVGPIFPVGIKLNSADFMKGGFTEEESMQVVQALSDAGIDLIEISGGTYESPSMMGAKDKKETVKQSTIKREAYFLDYMEKVRKLVATPLVVTGGFRSGSAMNEALQTSATDFVGLARTMAIDPEFPNKLLADNSHSMPLAVPTTGKPVLDRMASVGLVWYEHQMWRIAKGKNSKPNLSALGVVFKTLLSAGLFAFKKRRA, from the coding sequence ATGACAGATACTGCCGAAAAAGCCAGTGTAACCAAGTCTAGTGTGATTAAGTTAAATGATAACTTTGTTCTTACAAACGGACAAACGATTAAAAACCGTTTGTTTAAATCGGCAATGAGTGAGCAGCTAGGTACAAAAAACCATGAACCACAACCGGGTATCGCAACGCTTTATGGCCGATGGGCGAAAGGCGGTATAGGATTGGCAATGACTGGTAATGTGATGATTGACCGCACTGCGTTAGGCGAACCAAAAAACATCGTTTTAGATGACCAAAGTGATTTGCAAAAATTTAAGCAGTGGGCAGAAGCGGGCAAACAGAATAATGCGCATATTTGGGTGCAGTTAAATCACCCTGGTAAACAAATTCCCAGCTTTTTGTGTGATCAACCTGTTGCTCCGTCTGCTATTTCATTAGGTCGAGGTTTAGATAAAGGCTTTAATACACCGCGCGAACTCACCGAATCAGAAATATTAAGCATCATTAATAAGTTTGCCATCAGCGCAAAACTATCACAACAAGCTGGGTTTAGCGGCGTTCAAATACATGGCGCACATGGTTATTTAATCAGTCAATTCTTATCTTCTCGACACAATCAACGAACTGACAAATGGGGCGGAAGCCTAGAGAATCGTATGCGTTTCGTATTGTCGGTGTATCAGGCAATTCGATTACAAGTAGGACCAATCTTTCCTGTCGGTATAAAGTTAAATAGCGCTGACTTTATGAAAGGCGGCTTTACCGAAGAAGAATCAATGCAGGTTGTTCAGGCTCTTTCTGATGCTGGAATAGATTTAATTGAAATATCTGGCGGTACGTACGAAAGCCCTTCTATGATGGGCGCAAAAGACAAGAAAGAAACGGTAAAGCAGAGCACCATAAAACGCGAAGCTTACTTTCTAGATTATATGGAAAAAGTTCGTAAATTGGTGGCAACGCCGCTAGTTGTTACTGGTGGATTTCGCAGTGGTTCGGCAATGAATGAAGCGTTACAAACAAGTGCGACCGACTTTGTTGGTCTTGCTCGTACCATGGCCATTGATCCTGAGTTTCCTAATAAATTGCTAGCCGATAACAGTCATAGTATGCCTTTAGCTGTGCCAACGACAGGCAAACCCGTATTAGATAGAATGGCTTCGGTTGGCTTGGTTTGGTATGAACACCAAATGTGGCGAATAGCAAAAGGTAAAAATTCAAAGCCAAATTTAAGCGCACTAGGTGTTGTGTTTAAAACTTTGTTAAGTGCAGGTTTGTTCGCATTTAAGAAGCGCAGAGCGTAA
- a CDS encoding sulfatase, which translates to MQKLAKLLFVLSIFVGFNNANAQTEGEELQPNILFIIADDLRMNIGCYGDKLVVTPNLDRFCKQSMQFNRSYVQFPSCNASRASMLTGMRPDSIKVWKLNQNFRKINPDIITLPQYFKQHGYHTESIGKVLHNYNKIQDNDKSWSVPARFDQENHFRDYALESNNWQGKIRGTVTESVDVSDDSYVDGRITSDAVNTIRQLAKKDNPFFLAVGFMKPHAPFNPPKKYWDLYQSNDIQPLSSIQRVENAGAYNWFNYREIRTLKDVPKQGEVSAQLAQRMRHGYYAATSFFDANVGQLLNALKQYGLDKNTIVIVSSDHGYHLGENDHWTKVMVRELDAQVPLIIKVPEKNAGQTQAIVEYTDIFPTLIELANLPELEALDGQSFSQVFNDPNSKARQAALTQVSRPWPQGEIKKMAYSLRDERYRYTQWVNFENQEIISEELYDHFNDPAEQYNLMPQDVNQKTLQKFRILMKNNRE; encoded by the coding sequence ATGCAAAAGTTAGCAAAACTGTTATTTGTTTTATCAATCTTCGTTGGCTTTAACAATGCAAATGCACAGACAGAGGGTGAAGAATTACAACCCAATATTTTGTTTATTATTGCTGATGATTTACGTATGAATATTGGCTGCTATGGGGATAAGCTGGTGGTCACTCCAAACCTGGATAGATTTTGCAAGCAAAGCATGCAATTCAATCGCTCTTACGTTCAATTCCCAAGCTGTAATGCGTCACGAGCGTCAATGTTAACCGGCATGCGCCCCGATTCAATTAAGGTGTGGAAGTTAAATCAAAACTTTCGAAAAATAAATCCTGATATCATCACTTTACCTCAATATTTTAAGCAACATGGTTATCATACCGAGTCGATAGGCAAGGTTTTACATAACTATAATAAGATTCAGGACAATGACAAGTCATGGTCGGTACCTGCAAGGTTCGATCAAGAAAATCACTTTAGAGATTACGCACTAGAGTCTAATAATTGGCAAGGAAAAATACGTGGCACAGTGACTGAAAGTGTTGATGTCAGTGATGACTCCTATGTTGATGGACGCATAACATCAGATGCAGTGAATACCATCCGTCAGTTGGCCAAAAAAGATAACCCTTTTTTTCTTGCCGTTGGTTTTATGAAACCGCATGCGCCATTTAATCCTCCTAAAAAGTACTGGGACTTATATCAGTCGAATGATATTCAGCCACTTAGTTCGATACAACGAGTAGAAAACGCTGGCGCTTACAATTGGTTTAACTATAGAGAAATAAGAACGCTAAAAGATGTACCAAAGCAAGGTGAAGTATCAGCGCAATTAGCTCAACGTATGCGTCATGGGTATTATGCCGCAACCAGTTTCTTTGACGCCAATGTGGGGCAGTTACTCAATGCATTAAAACAATATGGATTAGATAAAAATACCATTGTTATCGTGTCTTCCGATCATGGTTATCACTTAGGTGAAAACGACCATTGGACAAAGGTGATGGTACGCGAACTAGATGCACAGGTACCACTCATTATTAAAGTGCCAGAAAAAAATGCTGGGCAAACACAGGCCATTGTCGAATATACAGATATCTTTCCAACACTTATTGAGCTTGCTAACCTGCCTGAACTTGAGGCATTAGATGGACAAAGCTTTAGCCAAGTTTTTAATGACCCCAATTCAAAAGCCAGGCAAGCAGCGCTCACCCAAGTCAGTAGACCGTGGCCCCAAGGCGAAATAAAGAAGATGGCTTATTCACTAAGGGATGAGCGGTACCGTTACACGCAATGGGTCAACTTTGAAAATCAAGAAATTATCTCAGAAGAGTTATATGACCACTTTAATGATCCCGCAGAACAGTATAATTTGATGCCACAAGACGTTAACCAAAAGACGTTACAAAAGTTTAGAATTTTAATGAAAAACAATCGTGAATAA
- a CDS encoding acetyltransferase, with the protein MKIDITSKEDYLTLIEIWELSVRATHDFLPEENIKSLKPLILKHYFDAVDLRVAKNDKEDIVGFIGVAEGNIEMLFITPNFRNCGAGSLLLKNAIQTQSATKVDVNEQNPDAIGFYKHFGFKVVGRSPLDGQGNPFPLLHMILSEI; encoded by the coding sequence ATGAAAATTGACATCACATCAAAAGAAGATTACTTAACTTTAATTGAAATTTGGGAGCTATCTGTCCGAGCAACTCATGACTTTTTACCGGAAGAAAATATAAAATCGTTAAAACCTCTTATTCTTAAACATTACTTTGATGCTGTTGATTTAAGAGTCGCTAAAAATGACAAAGAGGATATTGTTGGTTTTATTGGTGTTGCTGAAGGTAATATTGAAATGTTATTTATCACACCTAATTTTCGTAATTGTGGCGCTGGCTCGCTGTTACTTAAAAACGCAATTCAGACTCAATCTGCAACCAAGGTTGATGTAAATGAACAAAACCCTGATGCAATAGGTTTTTATAAGCATTTTGGATTTAAAGTTGTAGGTCGCTCTCCACTAGATGGTCAGGGTAACCCTTTTCCATTACTGCACATGATATTAAGCGAAATATAA